From Methanomicrobiales archaeon, a single genomic window includes:
- a CDS encoding methyltransferase domain-containing protein encodes MIKIGYKNYEVDLPPNSLVVDIGSGNNPNGRANILVDKTIEESIDRSGAKAVVFDDRDFILADILRGLPFKLKSIDYAISCHVAEHVDDPKFFCQEINRVAKAGYIETPGPMSDLFLNEPFHKWKIFKKGDVLYFVKKRKYRPISNTFYSLYYYGDHRSGHQMLNFNNKYINIFIISILKRILNTSWKYLPYTYTCYEWKDEIRWKIIE; translated from the coding sequence ATGATAAAGATTGGCTACAAGAATTATGAAGTAGATCTCCCTCCCAATAGCTTAGTTGTTGATATAGGGAGTGGTAATAATCCAAATGGGCGAGCAAATATTTTAGTCGATAAAACGATTGAAGAGAGTATAGATCGAAGCGGAGCAAAGGCAGTAGTCTTTGATGATAGGGATTTTATTTTGGCTGATATATTAAGAGGCCTACCTTTTAAATTGAAGTCAATAGATTATGCGATATCATGCCATGTTGCTGAGCATGTAGATGATCCAAAATTCTTTTGTCAAGAAATTAACCGCGTAGCGAAGGCGGGATACATTGAAACTCCTGGCCCCATGTCGGATCTATTTTTAAATGAACCCTTCCATAAATGGAAGATTTTTAAGAAAGGTGACGTTTTGTATTTCGTGAAAAAAAGGAAGTATAGGCCCATATCGAATACATTTTATTCGCTATATTACTATGGAGATCATCGATCGGGACATCAAATGTTAAATTTTAATAATAAATATATTAATATATTTATTATATCTATCCTAAAAAGAATTTTAAACACATCTTGGAAATATCTACCCTATACATATACTTGCTATGAATGGA